The nucleotide window TTGCATCCGGGGGAACCGAACCGCACTTTTGGCAGTCCAATACATGAACAGTTCAACGCAATCCGGCTGTTCTACCTGACACCTTCGAGGGGGAAGCAACCATGAGCCAATTCGCAACTGAAGCCGAGGTCATGCGTGCCACTGCGGGGCACGTCGACGCGGTCAACGCTGAAGTCAACCAAGAGATCGACCGGATCCAGGATGTCGCGCAGTCCGTGCGCGGGTCCTGGGAAGGTCGTGCGCAACGCAGCTTTGACGAGCTGATGGTGCGTTACGACGATGCGCAGCGCCGCCTTACCGAGGCTCTGACCTCCATCGCCGTGAACATCCGCGACAACGCCAAGCACTACGAGCACACCGACGTGACCACCACCGAGGGCCTCGACCGCATCTCCGCCGGCTCCGGCCTGGCGCTCTAATACGAAAAGGACAGATATCATGCAGATCAAGTACGACTTCGCGCAGATCTCCGGCACCGCCTCCGACATCCGCGGTTCCGTGGCGCGCATCAACGGCCAGCTCGATGACCTGAAAAGCTCTATCAAGCCGATGACCGACTCCTGGGAAGGCGAGGCAGCGGCGAGCTACCGCGCACACCAGGCGAAGTGGGACAACGCCGCCAGCGACCTGAACGCGATCCTCAACCAGATCGCCGACACCGTTGAGGAAGGCAACAATCAAATGATGGCGGTGAACACCGCTGCCGCCAACAGCTGGGGCTAATTTATAGCCTCAGCGCCGCGGGGGCTCGGCCGGTTTGGGGGAACCGGCCGGAGACTTACGGGGGAACTGGGGGACAGGGGGGCTCGGGGGATCACCGGGGGAAGCGCACCCGCGCGCCGCTTGCATGTTGCAGGCGCGCGGGTGCGTTTTTGTGCCAAAGGCGCGGTTTGGATGGGGCAGCGGTGGTGGCGTAAGGTGAAACACCTGTGTGTCGTGCCAATTTGGCGCGCCTCCCGCCGGGTCTCCACCGGCCGCCGGCGGGTTTAGCGGGCACACCTGCTTTGGCCGGCAGCCTTCTAGACAGACTTTGAAGGAGTCATGCATGTCTACTTACCACCCGAAGAGCGGTGACATTACCCGTAAGTGGTACGTCATCGACGCAACCGACGTGGTGCTGGGCAAGCTTGCTTCCACCGTAGCTGACCTGCTGCGTGGCAAGCACAAGCCGCAGTTCGCACCGAACGTTGACACCGGCGATCACGTGATCGTGATCAACGCCGACAAGATCCACATCTCGTCCAACAAGCGTGATCGCGAAATGCGCTACCGCCACTCCGGCTACCCGGGTGGTCTGAAGTCCATGACCCTGGGTCGTGCACTCGACGAGCGCCCGGATCGCGTGATCGAGGAAGCTATCAAGGGCATGATGCCGCACAACAAGCTTTCCCGTCAGTCCATCAAGAAGCTGCACGTTTTCGTTGGCGACGAGCACCCGTACGCCGAGCACAACCCGGAGACCTACGAGTTTAAGCAGGTGGCACAGTAATGACCGAGCCGAACAACTACGCAGACGACGCTGTGAACGCCGCAAGCGCCGTGGACGCAGCGGACAACTTTGCCGCTGAGGACCTTGACCTCGACGCCGCTACCGCTGCGACCGAGGAGTTCAACTACACCATCGGCGATGCAATTGCTCCGGAGGTCGACGAGACCGAGGGTGAGTTCGCTGAGCCGGTGCAGCTGCACGAGGGGCCGATCCAGACCGTTGGGCGCCGTAAGCGCGCCATCGCTCGTGTCACCGTGACCGAGGGCGAGGGCAAGATCACCGTCAACGGCCGCGAGTTCGAGGACTACTTCCCGAACAAGCTGCACCAGCAGGACATCCTGCAGCCGCTGACCCTGCTCGAGCGTGAGGGCCAGTTCGACATCAAGGCCAACATCTCCGGTGGCGGCCCGACCGGCCAGTCCGGTGCACTGCGCCTGGCAATTGCCCGTGCGCTGAACATCTACAACCCGGCTGAGCGCCCGACCCTGAAGAAGGCTGGCTTGCTCACCCGTGACGCTCGTGCCGTGGAGCGCAAGAAGGCTGGTCTGCACAAGGCCCGTCGCGCACCGCAGTACTCCAAGCGTTAATTCGCACTGGCGCGCAACCGCAGAAGGCCGCCGCCTCCGACGTTTCTTTGTCGGGGCGGCGGTTTTTTCGTCGTTAAGCGAAAAGCTCTTTAGGGTGCCGCGGACGGGTGACCACGAGGAAGGTACCACCAACGAGA belongs to Corynebacterium glaucum and includes:
- a CDS encoding WXG100 family type VII secretion target; the encoded protein is MQIKYDFAQISGTASDIRGSVARINGQLDDLKSSIKPMTDSWEGEAAASYRAHQAKWDNAASDLNAILNQIADTVEEGNNQMMAVNTAAANSWG
- a CDS encoding WXG100 family type VII secretion target gives rise to the protein MSQFATEAEVMRATAGHVDAVNAEVNQEIDRIQDVAQSVRGSWEGRAQRSFDELMVRYDDAQRRLTEALTSIAVNIRDNAKHYEHTDVTTTEGLDRISAGSGLAL
- the rplM gene encoding 50S ribosomal protein L13, translating into MSTYHPKSGDITRKWYVIDATDVVLGKLASTVADLLRGKHKPQFAPNVDTGDHVIVINADKIHISSNKRDREMRYRHSGYPGGLKSMTLGRALDERPDRVIEEAIKGMMPHNKLSRQSIKKLHVFVGDEHPYAEHNPETYEFKQVAQ
- the rpsI gene encoding 30S ribosomal protein S9 — its product is MTEPNNYADDAVNAASAVDAADNFAAEDLDLDAATAATEEFNYTIGDAIAPEVDETEGEFAEPVQLHEGPIQTVGRRKRAIARVTVTEGEGKITVNGREFEDYFPNKLHQQDILQPLTLLEREGQFDIKANISGGGPTGQSGALRLAIARALNIYNPAERPTLKKAGLLTRDARAVERKKAGLHKARRAPQYSKR